One genomic segment of Pedobacter endophyticus includes these proteins:
- a CDS encoding DUF6364 family protein: MNTKLTLTVDKSTIEQAKVYPEEHGRSLSALMENYMRH, translated from the coding sequence ATGAATACGAAGCTGACATTAACTGTAGATAAATCGACTATAGAACAAGCGAAAGTATATCCCGAAGAGCACGGTAGAAGTTTATCTGCTTTGATGGAAAACTATATGAGGCATTAA
- a CDS encoding type II toxin-antitoxin system VapC family toxin, whose product MKNLFLDTNIIIDVIDYRMPFYTKSAKIFDYGAKGFVNLFMSSLSFATIYYVAKKTISHQECIKVMKDLSSLITTVDVTGEVINLSINSSFNDFEDALQYYSALAQGNITAIVTRNSQDFKQSDIPIMNPEQALAMIL is encoded by the coding sequence ATGAAAAATTTATTCTTAGATACAAATATTATCATCGATGTTATAGACTATAGAATGCCATTTTATACAAAGAGTGCAAAAATTTTTGATTATGGAGCCAAAGGTTTTGTAAATCTTTTCATGTCATCTTTATCCTTTGCAACTATTTATTATGTTGCAAAAAAAACAATCTCACATCAAGAATGCATAAAAGTAATGAAAGATCTATCATCATTAATTACAACAGTTGATGTAACGGGAGAAGTAATAAATTTATCAATTAATTCTAGTTTTAATGATTTTGAAGACGCCCTTCAATATTATTCAGCCTTAGCACAGGGCAATATCACAGCAATTGTAACCAGAAATAGCCAGGATTTTAAGCAAAGCGATATCCCAATCATGAACCCTGAACAAGCTCTTGCTATGATTTTATAA
- a CDS encoding DUF6141 family protein has translation MNQKILFSEIQGDGNVGLIILLILIDILMLYLLFTKWKAKSMLYNIGIGLGLIIAFLATFIIITMKQYTEIKEDGVYVELFPIQPSFNFYPWEGIEKCYVRTYNPISEYGGWGLKGSAKNKAVNESGNIGLQLRS, from the coding sequence ATGAACCAAAAAATATTATTTTCAGAAATTCAAGGCGACGGAAATGTTGGGCTAATTATTTTATTGATTTTAATTGATATTTTGATGCTTTACCTGCTTTTTACAAAATGGAAAGCCAAAAGCATGTTATATAACATAGGAATTGGCCTAGGTTTGATTATTGCCTTTTTGGCTACTTTTATTATTATTACAATGAAACAGTATACTGAAATTAAAGAAGATGGTGTGTACGTTGAACTATTTCCAATTCAGCCCAGCTTTAATTTCTATCCTTGGGAAGGCATTGAAAAATGCTATGTTCGAACTTATAATCCAATCTCAGAATATGGTGGTTGGGGATTAAAAGGAAGTGCTAAAAACAAAGCCGTTAATGAATCAGGAAATATTGGGTTGCAGCTCCGTTCTTAA
- a CDS encoding outer membrane beta-barrel protein, whose product MKHLIFSTLLVSGLASVMAPGAFAQQDSIKKKTDYSEGHGIMIKTNSADSAKNGRFVGGITFTRVDLGFSRLIDNGDFNLSANNDFLDYKGGKTSTFSFDVLQFGYRFNSNFKVYVAGGFDWTLIRLRDNITIQKNQPTLTYVDEPVAFSKNRFSSSYVHIPLNFEFRTDESKKGKRFYFVLGPEVSFLLGGKVKQISEEFGKQKQYDNYHFQSIRYGGTFRFGYGGLGLFTKYYFNDMFNTTAQAGLKNMSFGITFGLN is encoded by the coding sequence ATGAAACATCTAATTTTTTCAACACTTTTGGTAAGCGGGCTTGCCAGTGTTATGGCTCCAGGTGCTTTTGCACAACAAGATAGTATTAAAAAGAAAACAGATTACAGTGAAGGGCATGGCATCATGATAAAAACCAACTCCGCTGATTCAGCCAAAAATGGACGTTTTGTTGGGGGAATTACTTTTACAAGGGTAGATCTTGGTTTCTCAAGATTAATCGATAACGGTGACTTCAATTTATCAGCTAATAACGATTTTCTAGATTATAAGGGCGGTAAAACCAGTACTTTTTCATTTGATGTATTACAATTCGGATACCGCTTCAACTCAAATTTCAAGGTGTATGTTGCCGGTGGGTTCGATTGGACGTTGATCAGATTAAGAGACAACATCACGATTCAGAAAAACCAGCCTACATTAACTTATGTGGACGAGCCTGTAGCGTTTTCGAAAAATCGATTCTCGAGCAGCTACGTGCATATTCCGTTGAATTTCGAATTCAGAACAGATGAAAGCAAAAAAGGAAAGCGGTTTTACTTTGTTTTAGGCCCTGAAGTAAGTTTTCTACTTGGCGGAAAGGTAAAGCAAATTAGCGAGGAGTTTGGTAAACAGAAGCAATATGATAATTATCACTTTCAGTCCATTCGTTATGGAGGTACATTCAGATTTGGTTACGGCGGCTTAGGCTTATTTACCAAGTACTACTTTAACGATATGTTTAATACAACTGCGCAAGCTGGCTTGAAAAATATGAGCTTCGGCATAACCTTTGGACTAAATTAA
- a CDS encoding DUF6364 family protein, translating into MKTKLTLTMDETVIEQAKAYAKEQGRSLSAIFENYVKAVSRSERDKLTTEEFSPIVKRLTGSLNLPKNFDYKNAVSEAINEKYSQ; encoded by the coding sequence ATGAAAACGAAGTTAACCTTAACAATGGATGAAACCGTTATAGAGCAAGCCAAAGCATATGCAAAAGAACAAGGCAGAAGTTTATCGGCTATTTTTGAAAATTATGTAAAAGCAGTTTCTAGAAGTGAAAGAGATAAATTAACGACCGAAGAATTTTCGCCTATTGTAAAACGACTAACTGGGTCATTAAACCTGCCCAAAAACTTCGATTATAAAAACGCAGTATCTGAAGCTATTAATGAAAAATATAGCCAATGA